The Tamandua tetradactyla isolate mTamTet1 chromosome 8, mTamTet1.pri, whole genome shotgun sequence genome includes a window with the following:
- the LOC143643270 gene encoding olfactory receptor 6M1: MGNWSTVTEFTLIAFPAMLELRIFLFVVLLLTYTLTATGNIIIISLIWIYNHLQTPMYFFLSNLSFLDILYTTVITPKLLTCLLGEDKTISFAGCITQTYFYFFLGTVEFILLAVMSFDRYVAICNPLRYSVIMNNRACLVLILGCWVGAFLSVLVPTIVVTRLPYCNKEVNHFFCDIAPLLQVACIDTRLIEKINFLLSALVILSSLAFTTGSYIFIISTILLIPSAQGRHKAFSTCASHITVVSIAYGSNIFVYVRPNQNYSLDFDKIAAVLITVVTPLLNPFIYSLRNEKVKEVLRETMNRIMSLILRRT; the protein is encoded by the coding sequence ATGGGAAATTGGAGCACAGTAACTGAGTTCACTTTGATTGCTTTCCCAGCTATGCTGGAGCTTCGGATATTCCTTTTTGTGGTGCTCTTGCTGACTTACACGTTAACAGCAACAGGAAATATTATCATAATTTCCCTAATATGGATCTATAATCATCTCCAAACCCCaatgtactttttcctcagtAACTTGTCCTTCCTGGATATTTTATACACCACTGTCATTACCCCAAAGTTGTTGACCTGCCTCCTAGGAGAGGATAAGACCATATCCTTTGCCGGCTGCATCACCCAAACATATTTCTACTTCTTCCTGGGGACAGTAGAGTTTATCCTCTTGGCCGTAATGTCCTTTGACCGCTACGTGGCCATCTGTAACCCCCTGCGCTACAGCGTCATCATGAACAACAGAGCTTGCCTCGTGTTGATTCTGGGCTGCTGGGTGGGCGCCTTCCTGTCCGTGTTGGTGCCAACTATTGTAGTGACAAGGCTGCCTTACTGTAACAAAGAAGTTAATCATTTTTTCTGTGACATTGCCCCTCTTCTACAGGTGGCCTGCATAGACACTCGCCTCATTGAGAAGATAAACTTTCTCCTATCTGCTCTTGTCATTCTGAGCTCCCTGGCATTCACTACTGGGTCCTACATCTTCATCATTTCTACCATCCTCCTCATCCCCTCAGCCCAAGGCCGCCACAAAGCCTTTTCTACCTGTGCTTCTCACATCACTGTCGTCTCCATTGCCTATGGAAGCAACATCTTTGTGTACGTGAGACCCAATCAGAACTATTCATTGGATTTTGACAAGATAGCAGCTGTCCTTATTACAGTGGTGACCCCTCTACTGAACCCTTTTATTTATAGCTTGAGGAATGAAAAGGTAAAAGAAGTGTTGCGAGAGACAATGAACAGAATCATGTCCTTGATACTCAGGAGAACTTGA